The following proteins are encoded in a genomic region of Aerosakkonema funiforme FACHB-1375:
- a CDS encoding MBL fold metallo-hydrolase yields the protein METSPSSEFVVQFWGVRGSIPTPGNQTARYGGNTSCIEMRVGGKRLIFDGGSGLHVLGRSLLKEMPVEAYMFFTHYHWDHIQGVPFFTPAFIKGNCFHIYGAVPQDGGSMKQHFIERVLHPNSPVPLEGMQADLKFYDMVCGDTITLDDITIETGPLNHPNGAMGYRVTWQGHSVFYCTDTEHFPDRMDENVLHLAREADFLIYDSMYTDAEYHNPKSPKVGWGHSTWEEGVKIAEAAGVKKFVKFHHEPGHSDDFLDQLKEKMLTVSPTAVLAQEGMILKVV from the coding sequence ACTAGCCCTTCTTCCGAATTTGTTGTTCAGTTCTGGGGTGTCCGAGGTAGCATACCCACCCCTGGAAACCAAACCGCACGCTATGGCGGCAATACCTCCTGTATAGAAATGCGGGTAGGTGGCAAGCGCCTCATCTTTGACGGCGGTAGCGGTTTACACGTATTGGGTAGAAGTTTACTCAAGGAAATGCCTGTAGAGGCATATATGTTTTTTACCCACTACCACTGGGATCACATTCAAGGAGTGCCCTTTTTTACTCCAGCTTTTATCAAAGGTAATTGCTTTCATATATATGGAGCGGTGCCACAAGATGGGGGTTCGATGAAACAGCATTTCATCGAAAGAGTACTCCATCCGAATTCGCCAGTGCCCCTAGAAGGAATGCAAGCAGATTTGAAATTCTACGATATGGTCTGCGGGGATACTATCACCCTAGATGATATCACTATTGAAACAGGGCCGCTCAACCACCCAAATGGAGCGATGGGATATCGAGTGACATGGCAGGGACACTCGGTATTTTACTGCACCGATACAGAACATTTCCCCGATCGTATGGATGAAAATGTGCTGCACCTGGCCCGCGAAGCCGACTTTTTGATTTACGATTCTATGTACACCGATGCCGAGTATCATAATCCGAAATCTCCCAAAGTCGGGTGGGGACACTCTACCTGGGAAGAAGGAGTAAAAATAGCTGAGGCAGCTGGGGTGAAAAAATTTGTGAAATTTCACCACGAACCGGGTCACAGCGATGATTTTCTCGATCAACTCAAAGAGAAGATGTTAACAGTTTCCCCCACAGCTGTGCTAGCTCAAGAGGGAATGATTTTGAAGGTGGTGTGA